In Deinococcus terrestris, one DNA window encodes the following:
- the lgt gene encoding prolipoprotein diacylglyceryl transferase, translated as MDPVFLQIGNFTVAWYGVLITLGIVLGLLVGTRLARQRGLNVDLFNDMVLWAIIWGLVGARIVFVATSWEQFAGTPMPRLLLDIINLRQGGISIHGGLIGGILVLVYYARRYRLNFYQYADLFVPGVAFGIIGGRIGNIMNGTDTVGRVTGWPIGYRWPDSARAFHEGMCVPNPNPDMDLSRYCQEIGGQLVMTAPVHFTQLYGVFIGIVLSIAAYFWLRSRKVGWVFWQFWLWYSILRAGLEETFRLNPLAIKTYLNQGLDAPGIGLWTDTHIISVPLILLSIYMLVKIRRQPDTVTPVAAPAAPQPDVR; from the coding sequence ATGGACCCGGTATTCCTTCAGATCGGCAATTTTACGGTTGCCTGGTACGGCGTGCTGATCACGCTGGGCATCGTCCTGGGGCTGCTGGTCGGCACCCGGCTGGCCCGTCAGCGCGGGCTGAACGTGGACCTCTTCAACGACATGGTGCTGTGGGCGATCATCTGGGGATTGGTGGGCGCCCGCATCGTGTTCGTGGCGACCTCGTGGGAGCAGTTTGCGGGCACCCCCATGCCCCGGCTGCTGCTGGACATCATCAACCTGCGGCAGGGCGGCATCTCGATTCACGGCGGGCTGATCGGCGGGATTCTGGTGCTGGTGTACTACGCCCGGCGCTACCGGCTGAACTTCTACCAGTACGCCGACCTGTTCGTGCCCGGCGTGGCGTTCGGGATCATCGGCGGGCGCATCGGCAACATCATGAACGGCACCGACACAGTGGGCCGCGTGACCGGGTGGCCGATCGGCTACCGCTGGCCGGACAGCGCCCGCGCCTTTCACGAGGGCATGTGCGTCCCCAACCCCAACCCCGACATGGACCTCTCGCGCTACTGCCAGGAGATCGGCGGGCAGCTCGTGATGACGGCGCCCGTGCACTTTACCCAGCTCTACGGCGTGTTCATCGGCATCGTGCTGAGCATCGCCGCCTATTTTTGGCTGCGCTCGCGCAAGGTGGGCTGGGTCTTCTGGCAGTTCTGGCTGTGGTACTCCATCCTGCGGGCGGGGCTGGAGGAAACCTTCCGCCTCAACCCCCTGGCGATCAAGACCTACCTCAACCAGGGCCTCGACGCGCCCGGCATCGGCCTGTGGACCGACACGCACATCATCAGCGTGCCGCTCATCCTGCTGAGCATTTACATGCTGGTCAAGATCCGGCGCCAGCCCGACACGGTCACTCCTGTGGCGGCACCGGCGGCCCCCCAGCCCGACGTGCGCTGA
- a CDS encoding type 1 periplasmic-binding domain-containing protein, translating to MKNKDTHLDHVDQLRKAAKKGQHDLEREITQAVMKQHAETASLIARQQHDIRELQGEVTALRMQKKGGGGFPWTLVLLGGAGYGAYRLYQQNPRLQQQVQDLLKRVNPGPEGNLARAGDAVKTGMSDMTRGESPAAAFQTAGGELRRGGEKMVDRVESNLRDGEPGR from the coding sequence ATGAAGAACAAGGACACCCATCTGGACCACGTCGACCAGCTTCGCAAGGCGGCCAAGAAGGGCCAGCACGACCTCGAGCGCGAGATCACCCAGGCCGTCATGAAGCAGCACGCCGAGACTGCTTCCCTGATCGCCCGCCAGCAGCACGACATCCGCGAGCTTCAGGGCGAAGTCACGGCCCTGCGGATGCAGAAAAAGGGCGGGGGCGGCTTTCCCTGGACGCTGGTGCTGCTGGGCGGCGCGGGCTACGGGGCCTACCGGCTCTACCAGCAGAACCCCAGACTTCAGCAGCAGGTGCAGGACCTGCTGAAGCGCGTCAACCCCGGTCCCGAGGGCAACCTGGCCCGCGCGGGCGACGCCGTGAAGACGGGCATGTCGGACATGACGCGCGGCGAGTCGCCCGCCGCCGCCTTCCAGACCGCCGGGGGCGAACTGCGCCGGGGCGGCGAGAAGATGGTGGACCGCGTGGAGAGCAACCTCCGCGATGGTGAACCAGGCCGCTGA
- the glmU gene encoding bifunctional UDP-N-acetylglucosamine diphosphorylase/glucosamine-1-phosphate N-acetyltransferase GlmU: MTQTERPLDVVILAAGQGTRMRSALPKVLHPVAGRPMVAWAVRAAQSLGARRTVVVTGHGAEQVEAALEQPGVAFARQHGQLGTGHAFLAGADALSGGSDADILVLYGDTPLLRPETLRALLADHRAHASAFTILTGELPDATGYGRIIRDAAGNVERIVEQKGATPEEQAVREFNSGVYVMDSRAPSLARRITNDNAAGEYYLTDLLALYRDEGATVRAFKLDDPDEVMGANDRAGLAEAEAILRRRINAGHMRAGVTMHDPDSVRIEDTVQLGRDVTLEPGVILRGDTRIADGVTVGAYSVLTDSVLEEGVTVKAHSVLEGAHVGPGSDVGPFARLRPGTVLEGGVHIGNFVETKAARLGPGVKAGHLAYLGDVEIGAETNVGAGTIVANFDGVNKHRTTVGAGVFIGSNSTLIAPRVVGDAAFIAAGSAVHEDVPEGAMAVARGKQRNVEGWSRRYWGAMREKVGQKLPWLAGWLERQG; encoded by the coding sequence ATGACACAAACTGAACGTCCCCTGGACGTGGTGATTCTCGCGGCGGGGCAGGGCACCCGCATGAGGTCGGCGCTGCCCAAAGTGCTGCACCCGGTCGCCGGACGCCCGATGGTCGCGTGGGCGGTGCGGGCGGCGCAATCGCTGGGGGCGCGGCGCACCGTCGTGGTGACCGGGCACGGGGCCGAGCAGGTGGAGGCGGCGCTGGAGCAGCCTGGTGTGGCCTTCGCGCGGCAGCATGGACAACTCGGGACCGGGCACGCCTTTCTGGCGGGGGCCGACGCGCTTTCCGGCGGGAGTGATGCCGACATCCTGGTGCTGTACGGGGACACGCCGCTGCTGCGCCCCGAAACGCTGCGGGCACTGCTGGCCGACCACCGCGCCCACGCCTCGGCCTTCACGATCCTGACGGGTGAACTCCCCGACGCGACGGGCTACGGCCGGATCATTCGCGACGCGGCGGGAAACGTCGAGCGCATCGTGGAGCAAAAGGGGGCCACGCCGGAGGAACAGGCGGTCCGCGAGTTCAACTCCGGCGTGTACGTGATGGACAGCCGCGCCCCTTCGCTCGCCCGGCGCATCACGAATGACAACGCGGCGGGCGAGTATTACCTCACCGACCTGCTCGCGCTGTACCGGGACGAGGGGGCCACGGTGCGGGCCTTCAAGCTGGACGACCCCGACGAGGTGATGGGCGCCAACGACCGCGCCGGGCTGGCCGAGGCCGAGGCGATCCTGCGGCGGCGCATCAACGCCGGGCACATGCGGGCTGGGGTGACGATGCACGACCCCGACTCGGTGCGGATTGAGGACACAGTGCAACTCGGCCGCGACGTGACCCTGGAACCCGGCGTGATCCTGCGTGGCGACACCCGGATCGCGGATGGCGTGACGGTGGGTGCCTACAGCGTCCTGACCGACTCGGTGCTGGAGGAAGGCGTGACCGTCAAGGCCCATTCGGTGCTGGAGGGCGCCCACGTCGGCCCCGGCAGCGACGTGGGGCCGTTCGCCCGCCTGCGCCCCGGCACCGTCCTGGAGGGCGGCGTCCATATCGGCAACTTCGTGGAGACGAAGGCCGCGCGGCTGGGGCCGGGGGTCAAGGCCGGACACCTCGCCTACCTCGGAGACGTGGAGATCGGCGCCGAGACGAATGTGGGCGCCGGGACCATCGTCGCCAACTTCGACGGGGTGAACAAGCACCGCACGACCGTCGGCGCCGGGGTCTTTATCGGCTCCAACTCCACCCTGATCGCCCCGCGCGTGGTCGGGGACGCGGCCTTTATTGCGGCGGGCAGCGCCGTCCACGAGGACGTGCCGGAGGGCGCGATGGCGGTCGCCCGTGGGAAGCAGCGCAACGTGGAAGGCTGGAGCCGCCGCTACTGGGGCGCCATGCGCGAGAAGGTCGGGCAGAAGCTGCCGTGGCTGGCCGGGTGGCTGGAGCGGCAGGGGTAG
- a CDS encoding MFS transporter: protein MTPPSQHAPASWRTFLLLWGSQSVSLVGSYVAWFALNVYVAQVLYPGEDQKAPLALALGALAIASTLSAVLLAPVAGSVADRTDRKRVMLLAGVVSGLLTLGMAALMFGMTVPFWVLLAFVIVTQSLSHFHEAALESSYVMIVPEGQLTRANGMMQTTRQFSSLLAPTLATLLVGVPALLGWGGGLAPLAQGVPFALLVDGVSFLVAALILARLAIPSPPPAENHGSAAANLKADTRLGWTYLLRRPPLLQLLIVAAALNFATAAIPVYQTLLTTFTLEADRVARGLSFPATLAIIQTVTSAGMFLGGLAISTWGGLKQRRILGILLPALVSGAGLVLMGLSGNLYLTAVAFALTVFVMPITRSHSAGIWQSQVPRELQGRVFAVQRVVGRVTVPLGMAFVSALSTSLPPGPVIAGMGLLVVLICAVQLLNPTVQRVEDREYVEGLAAARGG, encoded by the coding sequence ATGACACCCCCCTCCCAACACGCCCCGGCGAGCTGGCGGACTTTTTTGCTGCTGTGGGGCTCGCAGTCGGTGAGCCTGGTCGGGTCCTACGTCGCGTGGTTCGCCCTGAACGTGTATGTCGCGCAGGTGCTTTACCCCGGCGAGGACCAGAAGGCGCCGCTGGCCCTGGCACTCGGCGCCCTCGCCATCGCGTCCACGCTCAGCGCGGTGCTGCTCGCGCCGGTCGCGGGGTCGGTGGCCGACCGCACCGACCGCAAGCGGGTGATGTTGCTCGCGGGGGTGGTGTCGGGCCTGCTCACGCTGGGCATGGCCGCGCTGATGTTCGGGATGACGGTGCCCTTCTGGGTGTTGCTCGCCTTCGTGATCGTCACGCAGTCGCTGAGCCACTTCCACGAGGCCGCGCTGGAAAGCAGCTACGTGATGATCGTGCCGGAGGGTCAGCTGACCCGCGCCAACGGCATGATGCAGACCACCCGGCAGTTTTCCAGCCTGCTCGCGCCCACGCTGGCGACCCTGCTCGTCGGCGTGCCCGCGCTGCTGGGCTGGGGCGGGGGCCTCGCGCCCCTGGCACAGGGGGTGCCCTTCGCGCTGCTGGTGGATGGGGTGAGTTTCCTGGTGGCGGCCCTGATCCTGGCGCGGCTGGCGATTCCCAGCCCGCCCCCCGCCGAGAACCACGGCAGTGCGGCGGCCAACCTCAAGGCCGATACCCGCCTGGGCTGGACCTACCTGCTGCGCCGCCCACCGCTGCTGCAACTGCTGATCGTGGCGGCGGCCCTGAACTTCGCCACCGCCGCGATTCCGGTGTACCAGACCCTGCTGACCACCTTTACCCTGGAGGCCGACCGCGTAGCGCGGGGCCTGAGCTTTCCGGCGACCCTGGCGATCATCCAGACCGTGACGAGCGCAGGCATGTTCCTGGGCGGGCTGGCGATCAGCACCTGGGGCGGGCTGAAGCAGCGGCGCATCCTGGGCATCCTGCTGCCCGCGCTGGTGTCGGGCGCCGGACTCGTGCTGATGGGGCTGTCGGGCAACCTGTACCTGACGGCGGTGGCCTTCGCCCTGACGGTGTTCGTCATGCCGATCACTCGCTCGCACAGCGCAGGTATCTGGCAGTCGCAGGTGCCGCGCGAGTTGCAGGGCCGCGTGTTTGCCGTGCAGCGCGTGGTGGGCCGCGTGACCGTGCCGCTGGGCATGGCCTTCGTCAGCGCCCTCTCCACCAGCCTGCCCCCCGGCCCGGTGATCGCGGGCATGGGACTGCTCGTCGTGCTGATCTGCGCGGTGCAACTCCTCAACCCCACCGTGCAGCGGGTGGAAGACCGCGAGTACGTGGAGGGGCTGGCGGCGGCGCGGGGAGGGTAG